The Arachis hypogaea cultivar Tifrunner chromosome 16, arahy.Tifrunner.gnm2.J5K5, whole genome shotgun sequence genome contains a region encoding:
- the LOC112757705 gene encoding uncharacterized protein yields MEIPDLDPAIHLHALKVGLKPRKFRETIAVTKPKTLEEFRERAAGQMEIEELREAEKIEKKQPRREDDRTTRSASVKDPRKPFRLTPKFDNYTKFNTRREKIIKEILNAKIIKPPTRAGSYQDQRFVDKSKHCAFHQKYGHTTDECVIAKDLLERLARQGLLNKYIEGRKHKGDNKDREERRQAPGNKEDNNWPNNNPPKSIINCISGGFAGGGETNSARKRSYRAMLAIEGTTPQKANDTPDLSITFSQGDICSATPNLDDPVVISIQIGELLVRKVLMDPGSSADVLFYSTFLKMKLSKKLMQPSSGELVGFSGERVPIKGYIWLKTIMGEGSLLRTVDMQYLVVDCPSPYNIILGRPALNMFRAIVSTYHLCVKFQAQDGRIATIHSDRQQARQCYNASLKRSAARLDFNQEVKAIHSVNEVLSLAELDPREDTQEKPQPTDELAKVQLTSKPGQVTYISQALQGQQKTELIRVLQAPPSFKNPEPPTLCSFFFFKKD; encoded by the coding sequence ATGGAAATACCCGACCTGGATCCCGCCATCCACTTGCACGCCCTAAAGGTCGGACTCAAACCCAGAAAATTCAGAGAAACCATCGCGGTAACCAAACCAAAGACGCTGGAGGAATTCCGAGAAAGGGCGGCTGGACAAATGGAGATTGAAGAGCTCCGTGAAGccgaaaagatagaaaaaaagcaACCAAGAAGAGAGGATGACAGAACCACAAGGTCGGCGAGTGTCAAAGACCCCAGAAAGCCCTTCAGGCTGACCCCAAAGTTCGACAACTAcaccaaattcaacacaagaaGGGAGAAGATCATCAAAGAAATCCTCAACGCCAAGATCATAAAACCACCAACAAGGGCAGGAAGCTATCAAGATCAACGCTTTGTCGATAAGAGCAAACACTGCGCTTTCCATCAGAAATATGGACATACAACCGACGAGTGCGTAATAGCTAAAGATCTGCTAGAAAGATTGGCTCGACAAGGCCTCCTCAATAAGTACATTGAAGGGAGAAAGCACAAAGGAGATAACAAGGATCGAGAAGAGCGTCGTCAAGCTCCAGGGAACAAGGAGGACAACAACTGGCCAAACAACAACCCTCCCAAAAGCATTATAAACTGTATATCCGGGGGATTCGCCGGAGGAGGTGAGACAAATTCGGCGCGAAAACGAAGTTACCGTGCAATGTTAGCAATTGAAGGAACAACGCCACAAAAGGCCAACGACACACCCGACCTCAGCATCACCTTCAGCCAGGGGGATATATGCtcggcaacaccaaacttggacgacccagtggtaATTTCCATCCAAATAGGCGAGCTACTGGTAAGAAAAGTCCTCATGGACCCAGGTAGCAGTGCCGATGTCCTTTTTTATTCTACTTTCTTAAAAATGAAATTATCTAAAAAACTCATGCAACCCTCATCTGGAGAACTGGTAGGGTTCTCTGGAGAAAGGGTCCCAATCAAAGGATACATATGGTTAAAAACAATAATGGGGGAGGGCTCACTATTACGGACCGTCGACATGCAATATTTAGTGGTTGACTGCCCAagcccttataatattattctcgGAAGGCCTGCCCTAAACATGTTCAGGGCGATAGTATCCACTTATCATCTATGTGTTAAGTTTCAGGCACAGGACGGCAGAATAGCCACAATCCACTCCGATCGCCAACAAGCTCGGCAATGCTATAACGCAAGCCTAAAAAGATCGGCAGCAAGACTAGACTTTAACCAAGAAGTCAAAGCAATTCATAGCGTGAACGAAGTGTTATCCCTAGCAGAACTAGATCCCAGGGAAGACACCCAAGAAAAACCTCAGCCGACGGATGAACTCGCGAAGGTCCAGCTAACATCAAAGCCGGGACAGGTCACATACATCAGCCAGGCGCTACAGGGACAACAGAAGACCGAACTCATAAGAGTACTACAAGCGCCTCCTTCCTTCAAAAACCCAGAGCCACCAACACTctgttcctttttcttcttcaaaaagGACTGA
- the LOC112755354 gene encoding protein RADIALIS-like 2 — MASSSMSSSGSWSAKDNKAFERALAVYDKDTPDRWYNVARAVGGKTPDEVKRHYELLLRDVKSIESGQVPFPKYKKTGGSN; from the coding sequence ATGGCATCGAGTTCAATGTCATCTTCAGGGTCATGGAGTGCTAAGGACAATAAGGCCTTTGAAAGGGCATTGGCCGTTTATGATAAGGACACTCCTGACCGTTGGTACAATGTTGCTCGCGCCGTCGGCGGAAAAACTCCCGACGAAGTTAAGCGCCACTACGAACTTCTCCTCCGAGATGTTAAGTCTATTGAATCAGGGCAAGTGCCATTTCCAAAATACAAGAAAACTGGAGGTTCTAACTAA